One window from the genome of Gimesia aquarii encodes:
- a CDS encoding sigma-70 family RNA polymerase sigma factor, which translates to MNEVVVNNVFFQQLLQNQGPLHAYVLSLVGNTTDARDLLQDINQCLLEKRDSFTPGTNFLAWSRKVAFYKVQSYWRDKNRNRLLFDDDLLNSMSETIENMPDLYTEQIEALRSCITLLPSDKQRLMQQRYGQFMSLKSIAEYAGKSEKAIGVMLLRIRLQLQDCIQKTIAARSRI; encoded by the coding sequence ATGAACGAAGTCGTCGTAAACAATGTTTTTTTTCAGCAATTGCTTCAAAACCAGGGACCACTTCATGCCTACGTACTTTCACTAGTTGGAAATACAACAGACGCACGCGATCTGCTCCAGGACATCAATCAATGTTTGTTAGAAAAGCGAGATAGTTTCACCCCCGGAACAAATTTTCTCGCCTGGTCACGTAAAGTTGCCTTCTACAAAGTTCAATCGTACTGGCGTGATAAAAATCGCAATCGGCTATTATTTGACGATGACCTTTTGAATAGCATGTCAGAAACGATTGAGAATATGCCCGACTTATACACTGAGCAAATCGAAGCCCTTCGGTCCTGCATTACGCTTCTCCCTTCTGACAAACAAAGACTAATGCAACAACGATATGGTCAATTCATGTCTCTCAAAAGTATCGCAGAATACGCGGGAAAATCAGAAAAAGCAATTGGGGTAATGCTCTTACGAATCAGACTGCAACTTCAGGACTGTATTCAAAAAACAATTGCGGCAAGGTCCCGAATCTAA
- a CDS encoding FecR domain-containing protein codes for MITESSTNWEDPLPKLVALYFDNKLNEKELRILQTRLKSDLEARVFFAQFSALQTQLEWVYTDSTVPQEMMHLPASIQSKRWNWSHVMYIATCICLVLGGLLFIHLTTPVAHVFPITDSLWKTGPVEQKETLFSGSTRYLLRGAIEIQFESGSVISLKAPASFTTNGKNAVYLDQGKLVADIPESGHGFEVETLAGRIVDLGTSFSVNVIENQNTEINVFRGKVVVGDVNSSSIQEIKTNEAIQIDSLTKKIVTRPYSSSDFIPLISRDYPVLNFSKSIIFQEKIPDSVASGSFQVIERDNHIFLFPETRNVKLHSDLNVSISQPGRYWSYEQIEKETDLIPRGTQVDCYRLYYDPASDDEENLIPTEGEIEFDQPVLGLITTKKLLIQSDSQFNPLLIKNPQRMINHQEIEIRLVEDGKTQDIVTLSPDRKKLSVKLFTGTAYVDELRVLVSAP; via the coding sequence ATGATTACTGAAAGTTCAACCAATTGGGAAGATCCACTCCCCAAGCTGGTGGCGCTCTATTTTGATAATAAATTAAACGAAAAAGAGCTAAGGATTCTACAGACTCGATTGAAATCGGACTTGGAAGCCAGAGTTTTTTTTGCACAGTTCTCAGCTTTACAAACACAACTGGAATGGGTCTATACTGATTCAACAGTTCCACAGGAAATGATGCACCTTCCTGCATCAATACAATCGAAGAGGTGGAACTGGAGCCATGTTATGTATATCGCCACCTGTATCTGCCTCGTCTTAGGCGGGCTGCTATTTATTCACCTGACAACCCCTGTTGCCCATGTGTTTCCCATAACGGACAGTCTCTGGAAAACTGGCCCTGTCGAACAGAAAGAGACTTTGTTCTCTGGCTCCACGCGATATCTTCTCCGAGGAGCAATTGAAATACAGTTTGAGTCAGGCTCCGTTATCAGCCTAAAAGCCCCTGCCTCGTTTACAACCAACGGAAAAAATGCCGTTTATCTGGATCAGGGAAAACTTGTCGCCGACATTCCAGAATCGGGACATGGTTTCGAGGTAGAAACACTTGCAGGCAGAATTGTTGATCTAGGAACTTCCTTTTCTGTAAATGTTATAGAAAATCAGAATACCGAGATCAATGTCTTTCGCGGCAAGGTTGTGGTAGGAGATGTCAACAGCTCGTCTATTCAAGAAATTAAAACGAATGAAGCAATCCAGATTGATTCCCTCACAAAAAAAATCGTAACCAGACCTTATTCCAGTAGCGATTTTATTCCACTTATCTCTCGTGATTATCCTGTTCTGAATTTCTCAAAGAGTATTATCTTTCAAGAAAAAATTCCGGACTCAGTTGCCAGCGGATCATTCCAGGTGATTGAGCGTGATAATCATATTTTCCTCTTCCCAGAAACACGAAATGTAAAACTTCATTCTGATCTTAACGTTTCAATCTCTCAACCTGGAAGATATTGGTCCTACGAACAAATCGAAAAAGAAACTGATCTCATACCTCGTGGCACACAGGTTGATTGTTATCGACTTTATTACGACCCTGCCAGCGATGATGAAGAGAATTTGATACCGACAGAGGGAGAGATTGAGTTTGACCAACCTGTGCTCGGATTAATTACTACCAAAAAGCTATTAATACAATCGGATTCGCAATTCAATCCATTATTAATTAAGAACCCCCAGAGAATGATTAACCATCAGGAAATAGAAATTAGACTAGTTGAGGATGGAAAGACTCAGGATATCGTGACCCTCTCGCCAGACCGAAAAAAATTGTCTGTTAAGTTATTCACCGGGACAGCTTACGTTGATGAATTGCGAGTGCTTGTTTCTGCGCCCTGA
- a CDS encoding BPSS1187 family protein gives MNLKSLLVFVVLTQLFSNSLGAEEDRELHYTDPKPQEYKLEARASEIDPRTKEHPELGYVFKSGSKVQDLEHAVVDTRVKPRGKLVIWLMGYNSQLFDRLSSYGLHAIQVHYANRWFSKVCREQPVGETCRGNVRLEAATGENFSNQVDIPKPDGMKERALQFVKWLAKKNPQGKWDFYLTPDGNDLRWEDVIMAGSSHGSTTAARFAKHQKVGRVVMFCGPRDQLQNWQTLPSATPTNRYFGFSHVLDGGWTADHYCRSWELIGLHEYGPIVNVDKAMPPYANTRRLITDFDVKKNTRRAHSSVVPGGNAGKDAKGKYIHEQVWKYLFTHPIEKTGKPVPMDPRCNKNQRES, from the coding sequence ATGAATTTGAAATCGTTGCTTGTATTCGTAGTACTCACGCAATTGTTTAGTAATAGCCTTGGGGCTGAGGAAGATCGGGAACTACATTATACCGATCCCAAGCCACAAGAATACAAATTGGAAGCTCGCGCCAGCGAAATAGATCCGCGCACGAAAGAACATCCAGAACTCGGTTACGTTTTTAAATCTGGTAGTAAGGTACAGGATCTTGAGCATGCCGTTGTCGATACTAGAGTGAAACCACGTGGCAAACTGGTTATCTGGCTGATGGGCTATAACAGCCAACTTTTTGATCGACTCTCCAGCTATGGTCTACACGCAATTCAAGTACACTACGCCAACCGCTGGTTTTCAAAAGTCTGCCGTGAACAACCAGTGGGAGAAACCTGCCGAGGTAATGTCCGACTGGAAGCAGCAACCGGCGAAAACTTCAGCAATCAGGTTGACATTCCCAAACCGGATGGCATGAAAGAACGCGCACTGCAGTTTGTGAAGTGGCTAGCGAAAAAGAACCCACAAGGTAAATGGGATTTTTATCTGACGCCTGACGGCAACGATTTGCGCTGGGAAGATGTCATCATGGCCGGTAGTTCTCATGGTTCAACAACCGCTGCCCGTTTTGCTAAACATCAGAAGGTCGGACGCGTGGTGATGTTTTGCGGCCCGCGAGATCAGTTACAGAACTGGCAGACACTCCCTTCCGCAACACCCACCAATCGCTATTTCGGTTTTTCGCATGTACTGGACGGCGGCTGGACCGCAGATCATTACTGCCGTTCCTGGGAACTGATTGGCCTGCATGAATATGGTCCTATCGTCAACGTCGATAAAGCAATGCCCCCTTATGCGAACACACGACGGTTGATTACGGACTTTGATGTGAAGAAAAATACCCGCCGCGCCCACTCGTCTGTTGTTCCTGGCGGCAATGCCGGCAAAGATGCGAAAGGGAAATACATTCACGAACAGGTCTGGAAATATCTCTTTACACACCCGATCGAAAAAACAGGAAAACCGGTCCCTATGGATCCACGGTGTAATAAGAATCAACGCGAGAGTTAA
- a CDS encoding transthyretin-like family protein has translation MPLRLLSMCALNCFTLLMLTGCGESGPELASVTGHVTLDGKPIANARVEFSPSEGRTSVGTTNAEGVYELQYSIEKAGAVIGSHNIKITTERAATGGEGGEPLVPGSKELLPSIYNSKSSLTEEVTPGENMIDFSLSSQPN, from the coding sequence ATGCCACTCAGGTTGTTGAGTATGTGCGCGTTAAATTGTTTCACCCTCTTGATGTTGACAGGCTGCGGGGAGTCGGGCCCTGAACTCGCTTCCGTAACAGGCCATGTTACTCTCGACGGTAAACCAATAGCCAATGCGCGGGTTGAGTTTTCCCCATCGGAAGGACGAACATCAGTCGGTACAACAAATGCCGAAGGCGTTTATGAATTACAATACTCAATCGAAAAAGCAGGAGCGGTGATTGGTTCACACAATATAAAAATCACCACGGAACGTGCGGCGACAGGAGGTGAAGGGGGCGAGCCGCTGGTGCCCGGCTCCAAAGAACTGCTCCCATCAATTTACAATTCGAAAAGCAGTTTAACTGAGGAAGTCACACCTGGTGAAAATATGATTGATTTCTCACTCAGCAGCCAGCCCAACTAA
- the hflX gene encoding GTPase HflX produces the protein MADPKREELQVKEKKAILAAVISPSSHINKEQALDELRGLVETAGVKVVGTLVQSREHPHPATCLGKGKLAELKQMVKHVDAELIVFDNNLSPSQGRNIEEETGTVIVDRSELILDIFATHAKTYEAKLQVELAQLLYFRPRLKRLWTHLERIEGGVGAGRGPGEKQLETDRRLLDKRVSELKRKLSEVERRRERTVSHRFDHLTVSLVGYTNAGKSTLMNALTGADVYIADKLFATLDTRTRRWELPHWGEILLSDTVGFVRDLPHHLVASFRSTLEEARQADLLLHVVDSSNPEVEHHIKTVYQVLDEIGIDHQDAILVFNKTDKIEDRSKLDVLRLKYDNAISVSAVSGEGLDRLTQTVIDRLASGYAIVEIDTPVGNGKLLSQLEDHSLILSREYSSDDSRVTLQARIARRFLPLLKLNEETELKIQGEEETFTADRVPEETVNKL, from the coding sequence TTGGCAGATCCTAAACGCGAAGAGCTGCAAGTCAAAGAAAAAAAGGCCATTCTGGCCGCCGTCATTTCTCCTTCAAGCCATATTAATAAAGAGCAAGCTTTAGATGAATTACGAGGTTTAGTCGAAACTGCTGGCGTCAAAGTCGTTGGTACGCTCGTCCAGAGTCGTGAGCATCCTCACCCTGCTACATGTTTGGGTAAAGGGAAGCTTGCGGAACTCAAGCAGATGGTGAAGCACGTTGATGCCGAACTCATTGTTTTTGATAATAATCTCTCCCCTTCTCAAGGAAGGAACATCGAAGAAGAGACAGGAACAGTGATCGTTGATCGTAGCGAATTGATTCTTGATATCTTCGCGACTCATGCAAAAACATACGAAGCGAAACTACAAGTAGAGTTAGCACAGCTACTTTATTTTCGTCCTCGCTTGAAACGCTTATGGACTCACTTGGAACGAATTGAAGGGGGTGTGGGTGCAGGCCGTGGACCTGGTGAAAAGCAACTCGAAACAGACCGACGATTATTGGATAAACGCGTCTCAGAATTAAAACGCAAACTCTCCGAGGTAGAACGTCGTAGAGAGCGGACCGTCTCGCATCGGTTCGATCATCTCACTGTTTCGCTTGTTGGGTATACTAACGCAGGCAAAAGCACACTAATGAATGCGCTCACCGGCGCTGATGTTTATATCGCCGACAAATTATTTGCGACGCTTGATACGCGCACGAGACGCTGGGAACTTCCACACTGGGGAGAAATTTTGCTCAGCGACACCGTCGGATTCGTAAGAGACCTTCCGCATCATCTGGTTGCTTCCTTCAGGTCCACACTGGAAGAAGCGCGGCAAGCAGACTTGTTACTACACGTCGTTGACTCCAGCAACCCTGAAGTAGAACACCATATAAAAACCGTTTATCAAGTCCTGGATGAAATCGGCATTGATCACCAGGATGCAATCCTGGTCTTTAACAAAACAGACAAGATCGAAGACAGATCTAAACTTGATGTTTTACGTTTAAAATATGATAACGCTATCAGTGTCAGCGCTGTTTCCGGAGAAGGTTTGGACCGTCTAACTCAAACTGTCATTGACCGTTTGGCATCCGGCTATGCCATTGTAGAAATTGATACACCGGTAGGAAATGGGAAGTTACTTTCTCAACTGGAAGATCATTCACTGATCTTATCTCGTGAATATTCCAGTGATGACTCTCGAGTCACGTTACAAGCCCGCATTGCGCGACGATTTTTACCACTGTTAAAATTAAATGAAGAAACAGAGTTGAAAATTCAGGGAGAAGAAGAGACTTTTACTGCAGACAGAGTCCCTGAAGAAACTGTCAATAAGCTCTGA
- a CDS encoding RNA polymerase sigma factor, with product MTEDDQLMIRIQSGDLRAFDELVDKYQGPLIGFFFRNIRDSQLSEDLSQETLLRVYNQSWDYIPQGRFRGWMYRVARNLMIDSIRRQSHDALVKAYTGKKTDEDDSLNRLASEVVSPEEKANIKELALIVDELLGTIPEDQRLTFTLHHYSELTLNEVAEVMDTNLATAKSRLRLAREKLREKLKLMGVTGSQQNEV from the coding sequence ATGACAGAAGACGATCAATTAATGATCCGAATCCAAAGTGGTGACCTGCGCGCGTTCGATGAACTAGTGGATAAATATCAGGGACCATTGATTGGTTTTTTCTTTAGAAATATTCGAGATTCGCAACTCTCAGAAGATCTTTCTCAGGAAACGCTCCTTAGAGTCTATAATCAATCGTGGGATTATATACCTCAAGGCCGATTTCGCGGTTGGATGTACAGGGTCGCTCGGAACCTGATGATCGATAGTATTCGTCGTCAATCACATGACGCACTAGTGAAAGCTTACACCGGTAAGAAAACAGATGAAGATGATTCCCTCAACCGGCTGGCAAGCGAAGTGGTTTCACCAGAAGAGAAAGCCAATATCAAAGAATTGGCATTGATTGTGGATGAACTGCTGGGAACAATTCCAGAGGACCAGCGTTTAACATTTACTCTGCACCATTATTCAGAGCTGACCCTCAATGAAGTGGCTGAAGTAATGGATACAAATCTGGCAACAGCGAAAAGCCGCCTACGACTGGCACGAGAAAAATTACGCGAGAAATTAAAGCTTATGGGTGTGACTGGCTCACAGCAGAATGAAGTATAA
- a CDS encoding transglutaminase domain-containing protein translates to MNQSSKALTLKPKRKLWRTRFKMARSTFSFATRIPYQEVCQPEVSEEELQHWGEYILLSDSVCVLHRDGTITRRAHNLTKLHANESLAQWDEVYRFYDRQTSLYKIQTAKVHLPDGSSKKAKKVVQPYGQTYLNFYPLRPGVTVEFEEQQDFFTPDRIAACMWGQEFLRFAIPCRRLRFTVAIAEPFSLEFKLHLTEQAPEKWKQGKYHVYQWDMRDVPGYETDDGTPHPRDVLPWVDFTTLSSWEPVTKFYMQDLDPPQKTPSQIQKLSEELTQEDQSEEEKLYSIYKYSSEDVRYGRHPNELNLEKTREVGSMLEDMRGDCKDKSSLMVSMLRHLGIKCNIAILLTRMNGSVSFLPGARFDHAIVCVDLENGKRLWLDPAGGPVTFKDLPTNDQGTQALLLNSNGGELTTIPDRGSQSHQINRVCHGVLSEDCSYQFTAEVTTTGDTAMELRLKYVNRNEESTALTLEKELAAHLTGARIESPRFINLKDISKKVSYTYRTTLEKWSRQIEDIILFRIPWIGSMHTVGLVNVQKRTSALQTPNPVRFTDDHKIEIPAGYQGYGLPYSHELECKWGRYQASVFVEGSCLICKREVDHRGGIVFENQYQEFKEYWEACTRADALDIVLMKKSA, encoded by the coding sequence TTGAATCAAAGCAGTAAAGCATTGACTTTGAAACCAAAACGTAAGCTTTGGCGCACCCGATTTAAAATGGCGCGTAGCACGTTTTCCTTTGCAACACGCATCCCATATCAAGAAGTCTGTCAGCCGGAAGTTTCTGAAGAAGAATTACAACATTGGGGAGAATACATTCTCTTATCCGATTCCGTTTGTGTGTTACATCGAGATGGAACAATCACAAGACGCGCGCATAATCTGACAAAACTTCATGCAAATGAATCGTTAGCACAATGGGATGAGGTCTACCGTTTTTATGATCGCCAAACCTCACTTTATAAAATTCAAACAGCCAAAGTCCATCTCCCCGATGGGAGTTCCAAGAAAGCCAAAAAAGTCGTTCAACCCTATGGGCAAACTTATTTAAACTTTTATCCACTTCGACCAGGTGTGACGGTTGAATTCGAAGAGCAACAAGATTTTTTTACTCCAGACCGAATTGCAGCCTGTATGTGGGGGCAAGAGTTTTTGCGCTTTGCAATTCCTTGTCGTAGACTGCGTTTTACTGTCGCCATCGCCGAGCCGTTTTCGCTTGAGTTTAAATTACATCTCACAGAACAAGCACCTGAGAAATGGAAACAGGGAAAATATCATGTCTACCAGTGGGACATGCGTGATGTCCCCGGTTATGAAACAGATGATGGAACTCCTCATCCAAGGGATGTCTTACCATGGGTCGATTTTACAACACTGTCTTCCTGGGAACCGGTCACAAAATTTTACATGCAGGATCTGGATCCACCTCAAAAAACACCTTCCCAAATTCAGAAATTGTCCGAAGAACTCACGCAGGAAGATCAGAGCGAAGAAGAGAAACTCTATTCGATATATAAGTACTCTTCTGAAGACGTCAGGTATGGACGACACCCTAATGAACTGAACCTGGAAAAGACGCGTGAAGTAGGTTCCATGCTGGAGGACATGCGAGGCGACTGTAAAGATAAATCATCTCTGATGGTTTCCATGCTGAGACATCTGGGAATCAAATGTAACATCGCGATCCTTCTTACGCGTATGAACGGCTCAGTCTCTTTTTTACCGGGAGCACGATTTGACCACGCCATCGTTTGTGTTGACTTGGAAAATGGAAAGCGTCTTTGGTTAGACCCTGCTGGTGGACCTGTTACATTTAAAGATCTGCCAACAAACGATCAAGGTACTCAGGCGCTACTCCTGAACTCCAATGGCGGCGAACTGACCACGATTCCTGATCGTGGTTCTCAAAGTCATCAAATCAATCGCGTCTGTCACGGTGTTTTGTCAGAAGATTGCAGTTATCAGTTCACAGCTGAAGTAACAACGACCGGCGATACCGCCATGGAACTTCGTTTGAAATATGTGAACCGAAATGAAGAATCTACGGCACTCACCCTGGAAAAAGAACTAGCGGCTCATCTGACAGGAGCCAGAATTGAATCACCTCGATTTATCAACCTCAAAGATATTTCTAAAAAAGTGAGTTATACCTACCGGACTACACTGGAGAAATGGTCCCGACAGATTGAAGATATCATTCTTTTTCGTATCCCCTGGATTGGATCAATGCATACCGTTGGTCTGGTAAATGTCCAAAAAAGAACTTCAGCGTTACAAACTCCCAACCCTGTTCGTTTCACCGATGATCACAAAATTGAAATCCCAGCAGGATATCAAGGTTATGGATTGCCTTACTCACATGAACTGGAATGTAAGTGGGGGCGTTATCAGGCATCCGTATTTGTCGAAGGTTCATGTCTCATTTGTAAACGCGAAGTAGACCATCGAGGGGGTATTGTGTTTGAAAATCAATATCAGGAATTTAAAGAATACTGGGAAGCCTGTACCCGCGCAGATGCTCTGGATATCGTTTTAATGAAAAAATCCGCATGA
- a CDS encoding PspA/IM30 family protein, whose amino-acid sequence MSYFSRLTDIVTCNLTQLLKNAADPVIEIEQIIAEMKEGIAGANRSVKTAITNKQAIQKELQEHQEQISQWKEAAKNALAAGEEVEARNSLVRKKEIEDLMAGLEQQHEAAQATCEHLTTTLHALEARLAEAKRKQLELTDSDGLSESPAQTTSEAPASASSLSPSRSEQIESELAALKRELDQS is encoded by the coding sequence ATGAGCTATTTTAGTCGGCTCACTGACATCGTTACCTGTAATTTAACTCAATTACTTAAAAATGCAGCAGATCCTGTCATTGAAATTGAGCAGATTATTGCTGAGATGAAAGAGGGCATCGCGGGCGCTAACCGTAGCGTAAAAACAGCAATTACCAATAAACAGGCGATCCAGAAGGAACTGCAGGAACACCAGGAGCAAATTTCACAGTGGAAAGAAGCCGCCAAGAACGCGTTAGCGGCCGGTGAGGAAGTAGAAGCACGAAATTCGCTGGTCCGAAAAAAGGAAATCGAAGACTTAATGGCAGGACTAGAGCAGCAACATGAGGCAGCTCAAGCCACTTGCGAACATTTGACAACGACCTTACATGCTCTGGAAGCAAGACTCGCTGAAGCAAAACGAAAACAACTGGAGTTAACAGACTCCGATGGACTGTCTGAATCTCCTGCACAAACTACCTCTGAAGCGCCAGCATCTGCATCCAGCTTGTCACCATCACGTTCAGAGCAAATTGAATCGGAATTGGCGGCATTGAAGCGCGAATTAGATCAATCCTAA
- a CDS encoding sugar phosphate isomerase/epimerase family protein: MKFAICQELFVDWDWEKQCNLIAEIGYKGIELAPFAFADRPSDISAEQRAAIRKTAEDRDLEIIGLHWLLAKTEGLHLTTNDTGVRKNTADYLIELGNLCADLGGDLMVFGSPFQRDIEEGMSAEQAYENAAEVFQNCLPLIAERGVRICMEPLTTKETNFINTCEDAMKLIDMVQADNFVLHQDVKAMLGAETESIPELIQKYDTKVGHFHVNDSNLLGPGMGETDYHPIFKALKESCYRGWISVEVFDYEPGAELIARDSFRYMKDVWESV, encoded by the coding sequence ATGAAGTTTGCGATTTGTCAGGAATTGTTTGTTGATTGGGACTGGGAAAAACAATGTAATCTGATTGCCGAAATTGGCTACAAAGGAATTGAATTAGCGCCATTCGCTTTTGCAGACCGCCCCTCAGATATTTCTGCAGAACAACGAGCTGCAATCCGCAAAACTGCTGAAGACCGTGATTTGGAAATCATTGGTCTGCATTGGCTTCTGGCAAAAACAGAAGGGTTACATTTGACCACTAACGATACGGGGGTCAGAAAAAACACTGCAGACTACCTCATTGAGCTGGGAAATCTTTGTGCCGATCTTGGTGGTGACTTAATGGTGTTTGGTTCTCCTTTTCAACGCGATATTGAAGAAGGCATGTCAGCCGAGCAAGCATACGAAAATGCCGCAGAAGTTTTCCAAAACTGCCTACCTTTAATTGCAGAACGGGGTGTGCGGATTTGCATGGAACCACTCACAACCAAAGAGACCAATTTTATAAATACCTGTGAAGATGCAATGAAGCTGATTGATATGGTTCAAGCCGATAATTTTGTTTTACATCAAGATGTGAAAGCAATGTTGGGTGCTGAAACAGAATCCATTCCTGAATTAATTCAGAAGTATGATACAAAAGTAGGGCACTTTCATGTGAATGATTCTAACCTCCTGGGACCAGGAATGGGCGAGACAGATTATCATCCCATCTTTAAAGCGCTGAAGGAAAGTTGCTATCGAGGATGGATCTCTGTTGAAGTTTTTGATTATGAACCAGGCGCAGAATTGATTGCGCGCGATAGTTTTCGTTACATGAAAGATGTCTGGGAAAGCGTCTGA
- a CDS encoding DUF1559 domain-containing protein, translated as MKLHRTANQSKGFTLIELLVVIAIIAILIALLLPAVQQAREAARRSQCKNNLKQIGLAIQNYHDAFTTFPPGYVDERGSGGTLADNEGHWAWSTMILPYIDQAPLYNQMNPGPITASTALNDAVIRTSMQQPLAAFRCPSDTGPTLNGNAGQGIQADNGTNYELPVSNYIASNNNRTLRQSRSSNGANGGSGATGAFWRDSKLRFRDITDGASNTILVGERSYKLGTSNYFAGTLYAAREFGGTNGPEQASGNQGLIAIFGGSTYPINPANPSNVPTRQAFSSQHTGGAHFVLADGAVRFISENIDLNTDNAVNSTLESLIGVADGQVIGEF; from the coding sequence ATGAAGTTACATCGTACAGCTAATCAATCAAAAGGGTTTACTTTAATAGAACTTCTTGTTGTGATTGCCATTATTGCTATTTTGATCGCTCTGCTTCTGCCAGCGGTCCAACAGGCTCGAGAAGCTGCCCGTCGTTCCCAGTGCAAAAATAACCTGAAGCAGATTGGTCTGGCGATCCAGAACTATCACGATGCATTCACCACATTCCCCCCCGGTTATGTTGACGAACGGGGCTCAGGTGGAACACTTGCGGATAACGAGGGACATTGGGCCTGGAGCACAATGATCTTGCCATATATTGATCAGGCTCCCCTCTATAATCAGATGAATCCAGGCCCAATAACCGCATCAACGGCTTTGAATGATGCAGTCATCCGCACAAGCATGCAACAGCCGCTCGCCGCATTCCGCTGTCCCTCCGACACCGGGCCAACTCTGAATGGAAATGCCGGCCAGGGAATTCAGGCAGATAATGGAACGAATTATGAGCTTCCTGTGTCAAACTATATTGCTTCCAATAATAACCGTACCTTGCGGCAGTCTCGTTCATCGAACGGTGCTAATGGTGGTTCGGGAGCCACAGGCGCATTCTGGCGCGACAGCAAATTGCGGTTTCGCGATATCACGGACGGAGCGAGTAATACGATTTTGGTCGGTGAGCGGTCATATAAGTTGGGTACAAGCAATTATTTCGCAGGAACTCTTTATGCTGCTCGTGAATTTGGTGGAACGAATGGTCCGGAGCAGGCGAGTGGAAACCAGGGGCTGATCGCAATCTTCGGAGGCTCGACGTATCCAATTAACCCAGCGAATCCGTCAAACGTTCCTACTCGTCAGGCTTTCAGCAGTCAACATACCGGGGGAGCTCATTTTGTCCTCGCGGATGGTGCCGTGCGATTCATCAGCGAAAACATCGACCTTAATACAGATAATGCCGTCAACAGTACGCTGGAAAGTCTGATTGGCGTTGCCGATGGGCAAGTCATTGGTGAATTCTAA